From Flaviflexus ciconiae:
GGGGTCCAATCCCGCCCTGTCTTTAGTCTTCGGCCCGGCCCACAACATGCTGACCTCCGACGGGTTTAATGCCTGGCGTGCCGGTCAGCTCGGCGCATTCTTCTCGGGTCTCATGACGATCTTTATCGTTGTCCGTAACACGAGGGCCGCAGAGGATTCCGGGCAGGCAGAACTGCTGGCATCGGGAGTTATGGGCAGGGGTGCTCGGCTAGCCGTCGCAGTGTTCATGGCAGCAATCGCCTCCCTGGCACTTGGCGTCGTCTGCTTCGTTGTCACCGTCCTGTGTGGCGGCGGGGTTATCCCAACAGTGTTGCTGAGCGCTAGCTACACGGCCTCTGGCCTGATGTTTGCCGGCGTTGCCGCGCTCGGCTCACAGTTGAGTGGCGATGCTCGAGGAGCGACCAGCCTATCGATAGCAACTCTCGGCATCATCTACGTCCTGCGTGGGTACGCCGACACTGGCGATCTGGGCAACTGGGCATCCTGGGCCACTCCCCTGGGCTGGCTCGGTGAGATCAGGCCGGGTACCGCGAATAATCCTTGGCCACTTCTGTTGGCACTCGGCTTTGCCATCCTTCTTATTTCCGTAGCCTTCCTTCTTCAGTCCAAACGCGACTTTGGTTTCGGCATGCTGCCACAGCGTCCCGGTCGGCCCCGCGCCGGTCTTGCCCGCACGATCTGGGGCCATTCCCTGAAACTCCACCTGCCGAGCATCGTCGGCTGGCTCATCGCATTCGTAGGGCTTGGCGCCCTGTTTGGCACACTGGTAACCACTATCGACAAAATCATGGCGAACAGCCCTGGTATTCCATTCCTCCAGGGAGGGGAAGGCGACCTTGCGGCGACCATGTCCTTCGCTTTCCTCGGCATGATCCTCAAGATCCTCGCAATCATCGCCGCGGTTATGGGTGTGCAGGTGATCATGAAGATTCATTCCGAAGAGGCGAGCGAAAGGGCGGAGCCGCTACTTGCTGGTTCACTGTCTCGACAGAAGTATCTGGCTTCCCACGCCATCATTGCCTTTGCCGGAACCGCTCTTGCACTTCTCGTCGGTGGACTCTTCCTTGGGATCGTCGCCCACGCCAGCGAACCCACTATTAACACCTGGCAGGTGCTTCACCAGGCCCTGGTCACGATCCCCGGAGCCTCGGTGCTGGTCGGGCTCGCTCTCCTTGCGGTAGGCGCAGTGCCATCACGAAGGCTCGTTGGTTGGTTAGGTATTGTTGCGACTTTTGCCCTCACGATCCTTGGCCCGACGTTCAACCTGTGGAACTGGGCGCTAGCGATCTCTCCCCTTTACCACTTGCCCAACGTCGGTGTGGCCGATCCCGACTTCGTCGGGGTGACCGTCCTTTCGCTCATCACCATTGTCTTCACGACAGTGGGCTTCCTAGGCTATCGCCGCAGGGATATGAACATCTGATCGGCTGCCGAAGGATCGTCTTCAGCTTCGCTGGATGTGTCCTGCGTGGATCGCTCAGGTAGATCTCGTGATGTGTTCCCGACAGGGCATGACCATCTCCAGCGATCTTCTTGTGCATTGCTGAAATGACGGGACCTTCCTCAGAATAGGGACCAACATGGAGGGTCTGCAGTGCGTCTCCTTCATCGAATCTCTCAAAGCGAACCTGTTCAATGAGCCGTGGAGCATCCGCCTTCATCACAACATCAACTCGACACCGCTCAATCGTCTCTGCCGTGATCCAGTTCGGAACCATGATCATCATCGTCCACCGCCACGATGTCTTGTCGAGCCCTGAGGCGAACGCGTTCATGTCATCTGCCCACCAGAGGCCCTCCAATGGCATCACCACGTAGTCGCGACCCAGTTCATTCTTGCTGAAGAACTTTATCCGGTAAGCAAGCGGGTACAGAGCCCCGAGAGAATCCCGGTACTCCTCGGAGGTATTCGGGTCGCCCATGCCATCAATCTTCAGGAAGTCCATGGGAGGAACCGTCAGGTAGTCGAGTAAACCCATTTTCGCCCGGTAGTGCGGTTCCTTCTTATGATCAACCTTCATGACATCCACTGCTCCCGACATCTTGCAATACAAACCGTGATAACCAGACAGACCGCGGCACCGTTGAGTCTCCCATCCAATCAAAATGGAAGGCATTACTCATCGTTCACCGGCGCAGCCGGAAAATCCGACCACACGAAGTAGGCAAACTGGACCCTCGTTATCAGACCCTGGTCTCGGGAACTTCCTTACCTTCACCGGTTCCGTCGTCCTTTCTCCTACGGAACCGGTTCACACCTTTGGACATGCCTGAGCGGAGTCTGCCGGCACTATCTCGAGCCCGGTCACCTGCACCACTTCCAACACTCTTAGCACGTTCCATCGCTCCGGTGCTCACGTCCCTTGCTCGGTCCCGAGCCGCTCCGCTGGCGTTTTTTACTGCGTTGAGGCCGTCACTACCTTTATCGACAATGTCATCCTTGAGGTCACCGACGGCTTCCTTCCAGCCACGTCCTTCGATCTCGGTTGCTGAGGACTCGATCCCAATACTCTGCTCAAAAGCACTGATGTCGTGGAGGGTCTCGTTCCCGGCCTCCACAATCCTTTTTCCGTTCACTGGATTGAACAGGACGCCGGCCTTGCCGATCGCAGCAGCCGCGTTGATCCGCTCGATGAGGTTGGCGGTTGTCTGAGCGATCTCGGTCCTGCGCTTTTCCCGCGCCCTGACCAGCGACCTCCGGTGGGCGTCGAGTTCCTCGGGGACGCATCAAGCACCCTATCCAACTCGAGCACCCCGAGTGCGTCTTGCAGTTGGAAAGACCGGGCGAGGACAGCCAACCATTCCACGACAGACTTCTCGGTGTCGCGTACAAGCTCGGCGAGTTCATCAACCCGGTTTTCTTTCTCAATCTTCTCTGAAAGCCACTGGATCTGGCGGAGTGCATAGGCCTGTGTTTTCGCAATGATCTGATGAGAGCCCTGAATTCTCGACCAAGTCACCTCGGAAACGCGTCCGACTTCCTGTCTTGTCACGCATGCGTCGTCGAGCACGAGACCAACGCCGATCATGTCGGCGTAGACAGCATCCTTTTGTGCCCGAAGGACGTCATCCACTTTGGAGTCGATTGTTCTGAGGTAATCGGTAATTTCCTCCATGGCGTGCTCCATGGCTTGCTGCGCCATGAGCCCGGCCACGCCCGACAGTAGAGCCGGATTAGTCAGGGCCGCACCCGGTGTTCTCAGAAACTGAAGGTGTTGAGCAAACTTCCCGTCCTCTATGAGCGTCCCGCGAAATGTTGTCTTCGAGGAACCCTTCAGTGTTGTTCCCTTCTTGAGCGCCTCCGCCGACTCTTCGGTGAGCTTCAGCCACCTGCCGAAATTAGCGGTGACCTCAGCTCCAGCCTGAGTGAGAGCCGCTCCCCGACTCATCCCCGTGCGGAGCATACTGAGGTCAAGCTCTTTTGCTTCCATACCGGCACCCGCCAGAAACTGCTCAACGGCTGTCTTCTCGCCAATAACGGCGACACCATTGCCGTCCGCGATCAGCTCAACTTCGTCCGACACAATAGCTTCCTTTGGCAATCCCACACATCTGGCAACGTCCTGCACACACCATTATTGTCCATGAGCCGTACTCAATGGTGTGAAAGGAAGGAAACTTATATCGGTGAAGCCACGCCTGCTCCGGAGCATTTTAGCTCCCATATTCTACTTATCGACGACAGCGGCATTGTTCCATCGGAAACTTCCTTCGCCCGCAGGTGGGGACCAGGCACCACCCGTTAGCCCGTCGACCTTCGGTGCCAGCTCTTACACTCGTTAAAATGCAGCCCACACAGGAGCGCAACCGTGGAATTTCTTTTCCTGCTTTTAGCCGCCTTCGGAGCCTGGTCGCTACTTGCCCCCGGCAGCCAGTTCGAGATCATGAATACGCTTCGTTATCGGGACCCCGAGTATCACGAGCCGTCCTCTTTCGCCCTCATAATGACCCGGATCAGCGGACTCTTGATCATCGGCTTCTCGGTCTGGATGAATTTTCATATGCCGGAGCCGCCGCCGTAAGTCTCTCACTCACATCGGTTGTAACAACGACTTCTACCTTCGCTTCCACGGAGCATTCATTGCGAACGGCACACTCCTTCACGAGCGTTGCTCAGTTGTTTGTGGGCGTCGCTATCTCTCGTTGGCGTTCAACGAGGTCAGCAATCTGCTCGGCATAGATCTCCGGAATCGTGGCTTCGAGTTTCTCGACCTCACCTTCGGTGATCAGAACCGAAGTTCCATCAGCATCGACACCCCAGAACCTGGATCCATCCCCAAGAACCATGATGAGAGGGACAACGCTTCCTACGCCCCACTCGGCTACCTTTTCGCTTGCGGTCAGGATACTGGCCCATTCCGGTAAATCTTCAACATCGAAGCCGAGAAGAACAACGCCCCGCCAAAACGTCCACGCGGGAGCCACGGAGAACAGTTCAGGCTCCGGCCATGCTTCAGGCCTGGCAATGATCGAGACACCATTGGTCCGCTTCGTAAGAGCAACAAACTCGGACGGGACTTCAACCGGTAGCAGCGACTCCACTCGACTTATCTGCTTCTTATCAGGAGTACTAGCGCCGACAGCATAGAAGATCTCGTCATCCACTGGACCAAGAGTCTCCCAGATAGCCTCGTGAAACTCCTGATCTCTGTTGCCGCGCGCCATTGCTGTCCTTTCAAAGATTCCCAATAATGCTAACAGTCAGCGATTCTTGAAAGCACAAGACAGATGCAACAGCGGGGACTCGGGCTAGCGCAACTAATCCATTTGCCGCAGGCACCGACCCATGAGCAAGCATCTTCAACCTCTCGAAGCTCCGACCCCGGCATTTCCAAATCTATTTACTCGTCACCTGCCGGTTGTGGACCATGGCAATCTCAACCCAGTCCGATAGCTGCTGGTCATCAGCGATGACATCTGCCGATACCTCAATCCATCCCGGCCCCAAGTCACGCCCCTTACCCATTTCCGCCTGCATGGCCCAGGACGTTCAAGCAACTTGTCATGTTGCTCAGCGTCAACCCGAACCAGCAGCCCACCGTCCTTCAATGCACTAACGATCATCCTTTCGTTGACCATCATGGACCTACCGCCGAACATCGACACTTCACGCACGTCCGGCTCATCTGCAATCAGATCTCGAATCTTCTCTACCAGTGCGATTTGTTCTGGAGTCATCGCGTGCTCCTCAATCTTGAGCAGACACCATCACCTGCTCGTTGAGGTCCACAGTATGCGAGGGGTGCCTGTCATGCTCGGCGAGATCCAGATACATCGATCCGTCCGCCAATCCCACCGGTGATCGCGTAGCCAAAGTCCACATGGTCCGCAAGATGGTCGACAGGAAGGGCGATCCCGTCCAACACCTCCGGGCGCGCTCCAGGCTGGCCGGATCGCGGCCGGACCGGTTCGTTCAAAGGTTACCGGACACATCATCGAGAATCTGGCCCGTCCTCTTCTCCAATGCTAGCCGTGCCAGCCCAACCCGGATCAGCACATATCAAAACGTAGAGGGGTAGAGCGCGTTCGCGTCACAGACAACCAGCGCTATCAGCTCAGTCCGAGCGTGTGAGCCTCCGCCGCCAACTCGTTCGCTACAGCCGAGCGGCGCGCGTCGTCCTCCTGCAGATAGCGAACCAAGGACGAGGCCATGATACGGCAGTCTGTGCCGACCGTACGGTAGGCGATCAGCCCGTTATCGAGCAACCCGATCAGAAACTAGCGAGACACGTTCAGCACGTCCGCTGCCCGTTGCGTGGTTAGCTCTGCGTCTGTCGGCTCGGGCACCGGCTTCGCAATGTCACTCATTACCCCACCCCTGCTAGTCGAACTAATCGAAGTATTCACGATAAATGTACCGGTATGGTTCGTCACTGCTAAAGGATCGCAGCACTTTTGTGGCGCACTGGCGGAATGTTGTCAGGCTTGCGCGTCCCACCAGTCGAAGACGCGGATCGCTTTGTGGGTGACCCATTTGGATGGCTCGCCGGTGGGGCGTCCATGTGGAACCAGACTTTTCCTTGTAGCTGGTGGCCTTGGAGCCAATTGCCGTTTGGCTGTCGTTGCGCGCGGATGTGCTCGATCGCCCACTCTCCGAGGATCCGGTGATGTGCCATCGGCGATAGCGGCGGTACGGAAGTCATCCGCGGCAGCGAGAACGCTTAGTAGGCGCGGCGCGGAGGTGCGAGGCTCAACGTCCAGTCGTTGAAGGGTTTCCCGGTCGAGAGCTTTTGGAACAAGCCCCCTGGATAAGACGTATTCCTCCCCGCGGTGTCGGGCCGCGCGAACACGGTCTGCGTCCCCGGTGGCGAGTTGATGGTCCAGCAACCCAATGAGGGAGTTGAGTGTGGAGTGGAACGAGGAGACGGTCGCTCCTTCGACCCACTCGCGTTCCAGCCACTATCGTCGAGCTGGTGTTCCAAGAACCAGTCGACGATATCATCGACGTCCGCCCCTAGCCAGAGACCGTTGGACAGGGTCCAGGAGTTCATGTAGCAGTCCGCCTCACCGTCCTAGTACGGCAGGTCGTCATACTCCCAGCGAGGATTCGCTTTCAGCCACTGTGCGGTGTTCCCTAAGTCGGCGGCGTCAACACCCCACTCGCGAAGGTCTTTCAGCGCCCAGGTGGTACCTGTCCAGGGCTGTGGCTCATCGGTGTCAGACTCCCATCCTGCCGGGAAGAACGCACCGCCCGCCCACTGCCCATCAGTATCCTGCCGGGCAAGTAGCTCGGCGCCAAACCCCTCGGTCGCTACCCGTGTCCGAGTCACCTGCCATACCTTCTCAGGCACACCCAGGATGTCGCGTTGGATTTGCCAGCGTAGCGCTGGGTCAGAATCGTGCAACCATTCGGCAAGGTCGTCGCGGATCATCACTTGCTCCGTTCGTTTGCGAGCGGTCGCCACACCCTCCTTGGAAGGCCTCCTGCTGGTCCGTTCATTTGCAATACCATTCGGAACGAATCCGGAAGCCGTGTTCCCGGGTTCTCCTATAGGTACTTTGTTGGGTTTCTACCGAGAAGAAAACGCTGGCAACCAACTTTACGTTGATATACCAGCGTTTTACGTGGTCGGGCTGGCGGGATTTGAACCCACGACCCCTTGACCCCCAGTCAAGTGCGCTACCAAACTGCGCCACAGCCCGTTCGCGTTTGCGACTTTTCAAGATTAGCCCAACGGAAGGTTAAAACTCCAATTAGACCGGCCGCTAAAAGCGTTATTGATGCCACTATTCCCGGATTCGGATAGAGAGTGACGTGACCCCACCCTCGCACTTCTCCAATTCGGTCATGGCAGTGGTGATGACGTTGAAGCCTTCTGCCTTAAGCATCGCTGCGGTTTCGGTAGCGGTCTCCGACATGAGGATCGTTTCACCGTCGAGGATGAGAACACGGGAGCCCTGTGGCTCGAGTGCCCTGCGATATCCCGGGAAGTAGGATTCCGGCGGAGCCGCCTTCGGGTGAGCAATGAAGGTGCCGTCCGGAAGTGCAGATACTGCTGACTTCAGGTTCAGAGCATGCTGCATCGGGACTGTGACAACCGTCGGCTCGTATGCGGAGAGTCCACGCTTTAGCCAGTCGAGTCCATCGAGATCCGTGCGGGTCGAGAGGCCGGCCCAGATGGTGCCATCGTACTTGAGGATGTCGCCTCCCTCGAGGTAGCCCCAGTCGGCTAGGTGCTTGATCTTCAGTCCCTGCTCCCGCAGAGTCTGTTCGACCGCTACCGTTTCCGGTTGCCTGGACGGGAATCGTGGCTTCGCAATAACCGCGGTGTCGCCGTAAACAACAGCCGTGTCTTCGATGAAGACGGAGTCAGCCTGGTGCGGTGCTGGTTCGACTTCGATAACCTCTGCCCAGTCGCGGAGGATGTCGCCGTAAGCCTCCCACTGAGCGAGTGCCAAGTCTGCGTCTACCCCCTG
This genomic window contains:
- a CDS encoding ABC transporter permease, producing the protein MIGRDSQNVVDGRCQEGSVTAEASTQSNRTAGIKPLLVVSLRQDRLLIAPWIALITVLSASSILAYLWVFPDQADRMALANAMGSNPALSLVFGPAHNMLTSDGFNAWRAGQLGAFFSGLMTIFIVVRNTRAAEDSGQAELLASGVMGRGARLAVAVFMAAIASLALGVVCFVVTVLCGGGVIPTVLLSASYTASGLMFAGVAALGSQLSGDARGATSLSIATLGIIYVLRGYADTGDLGNWASWATPLGWLGEIRPGTANNPWPLLLALGFAILLISVAFLLQSKRDFGFGMLPQRPGRPRAGLARTIWGHSLKLHLPSIVGWLIAFVGLGALFGTLVTTIDKIMANSPGIPFLQGGEGDLAATMSFAFLGMILKILAIIAAVMGVQVIMKIHSEEASERAEPLLAGSLSRQKYLASHAIIAFAGTALALLVGGLFLGIVAHASEPTINTWQVLHQALVTIPGASVLVGLALLAVGAVPSRRLVGWLGIVATFALTILGPTFNLWNWALAISPLYHLPNVGVADPDFVGVTVLSLITIVFTTVGFLGYRRRDMNI
- a CDS encoding GyrI-like domain-containing protein, which codes for MKVDHKKEPHYRAKMGLLDYLTVPPMDFLKIDGMGDPNTSEEYRDSLGALYPLAYRIKFFSKNELGRDYVVMPLEGLWWADDMNAFASGLDKTSWRWTMMIMVPNWITAETIERCRVDVVMKADAPRLIEQVRFERFDEGDALQTLHVGPYSEEGPVISAMHKKIAGDGHALSGTHHEIYLSDPRRTHPAKLKTILRQPIRCSYPCGDSLGSPLS
- a CDS encoding DUF6199 family natural product biosynthesis protein, giving the protein MEFLFLLLAAFGAWSLLAPGSQFEIMNTLRYRDPEYHEPSSFALIMTRISGLLIIGFSVWMNFHMPEPPP
- a CDS encoding SMI1/KNR4 family protein; amino-acid sequence: MARGNRDQEFHEAIWETLGPVDDEIFYAVGASTPDKKQISRVESLLPVEVPSEFVALTKRTNGVSIIARPEAWPEPELFSVAPAWTFWRGVVLLGFDVEDLPEWASILTASEKVAEWGVGSVVPLIMVLGDGSRFWGVDADGTSVLITEGEVEKLEATIPEIYAEQIADLVERQREIATPTNN
- a CDS encoding dimethylarginine dimethylaminohydrolase family protein, whose product is MRLVKALVRKPSPKLENGLLTHMTRQGVDADLALAQWEAYGDILRDWAEVIEVEPAPHQADSVFIEDTAVVYGDTAVIAKPRFPSRQPETVAVEQTLREQGLKIKHLADWGYLEGGDILKYDGTIWAGLSTRTDLDGLDWLKRGLSAYEPTVVTVPMQHALNLKSAVSALPDGTFIAHPKAAPPESYFPGYRRALEPQGSRVLILDGETILMSETATETAAMLKAEGFNVITTAMTELEKCEGGVTSLSIRIRE